TCTAATTGCCAATATCTATGGAAAGGGGCAAGAAAATATTCATTGTGCGTTTAAAAGAAATGATTTTATTCGTGCAGTGAAATCAAAGACAACTCTTATTTTCCCTGTTAAAGTTGCTGGAAAAGAGCTTGATGTGGTAATTCAAGAATATCAAAAAGATCCAGTAACCAATGATATCTTGCATGTGGATTTGATGATGGCACAAAAGGGTGTTGTATCAAAGTATAAGATTCCAGTCAAAACTCATGGAAATGCCAAAGGATTGAAAAATAAGGGTGTTTTAATGATTTCTAAAAAAAGAATCGCAGTCCAATCTGCTCCTGAGAATCTTCCTCACCGCTATGACTTAGATGTGACAGATCTTGATGTGGGAGATGCGATTTTGGTAAGAGATCTTCCTCAACATGATGGGGTAAAAATTATTGAAAAAGATTCTGTTGCTGTTGCAGGGGTTATCAAAGCAAAATAATGCAAAAACTTCTCATTGTCGGGTTAGGGAATCCTGATCCGCAATATCTTAAAAATCGCCACAATATTGGATTTATGGTTTTAGATGCTCTAGCTTCTGAGCTTGGAATAAATTTTAAAGAATCAAAAAATCTTAAATCATTGCTTGCTGTATCTTCTCATTGTATTTTGTGCAAACCTTTGACTTATATGAATGCATCAGGGAATGCTGTGCATCTGGTGAGGGATTATTATAAACCAAGTGATCTTTTGGTGATTCATGATGAATTGGAAATAGCTTTTGGTGCATTGCGCTTTAAAAGGGGGGGAGGGCATGGTGGGCACAATGGGCTAAAATCAATCGATGCATCCTGTGGCAATGAATATGTGCGTGCTAGATTTGGAATCGGACGACCACCCAAAAAGGAGGATGTGGCCCATTATGTTTTGTCTGATTTTCAAGAAGATCCTTCAGAGCTTATTGAGCATTGCATTAAGGCAATTTCTTTTTTTGTTCAAAAAGGCGATTTGCATCAAATGCAAGCCATCTATACACTTAAGGGTAAAGAGTGAGAGCATTCTTTTTTATAGGAAAAAATTATTGCAAATATGTATTGATGATTTTAATCGCTTTGGAGTTTTTTTTCGTCGGAGCAGATTCGATGAAGTATGCAGATAGTTTTCCAGATTCTGCAAACTTAGTGATTTTATTTTTTGTTTATGATGCGATGTATGCGCTGAACTACACTCTTCCTTTGTCACTTGTTTTGGGCGGGATTATTTTTTATATTACTTTTTTAAAATCAGCTCAATTTTCTGCAATGCTTGCTTTAGGATATTCAAAACGCCTAGTGATTGCACCCATTTTATGGATCAGTTTGGTTTTGACGATAGGATATATTGGTCTTAATGCGACGCCTTTTGTTTATGCGCAAGAAAAAGCTGAAGCGATTATGGATAAGAATGCTTTGCAGAATGCCCAAGAAAATATATTTGTCAAATATAATGAAAACTATATTTATTTTCAAAAGGTTTATCCTCTTCTCAATCGTGCCGAATCTGTGAAGGTGTTTGAATTGGATGGAGAAAGATTAGTGTCCTTGATTGATGCAAAGACTGCTTTTTTTGATGGAGAATATTGGATTTTGGATCATGCTAATAAAGTAGAGATTGGAGAAGAGTTTAAAAAAAACCAAGAAGTGCTCCAAATCACTCAAATAGAAAAACTTAAAATTCTAAAAAATTTTCGCCCAAAGGTTTTGGATACTTTTTCAAAAGATAAACCCACTGTTTCTATTGTCGATGCCATTGTTTCTGCCAAGATTCTGATTTCGCAAAAACTTGATTTTGAAAAGGTTAGAGCAATTTTATATAGCTTTATTGTGATTCCATTTTTTGTGCCACTGACTTTGATTATTATTGCTGATTTTATTCCTCCTCTTGCACGTTATGCCAATATTCCTTTGATGAGTTTTGGTTTTGTGATTATGGCGCTTATATTATGGGGAATTTTCTTTTCTGTTTCAAAACTAAGCATAGGAGGTATTATCTACCCAGAATTTGGGATTTTGATTCCAATGGGGTTGATGAGTATGATTGCGGGCTATGCTTTGATTAGACTAAATCGATAAGGAGGGATCGTGGGAAATCAAATCGTGCAGAGTTTTTGGTATAGCAAGAATAAGGATAAAAATTTCATCAGCGTTATTGAGATTGCCTGCGTGGCTTCTTATATAGCCAATCATCATACATTTCACCTCTATACTTATTCTTTAGATGATGCTTCGATGCTCTTTTTGCAAAAGGTGATTACTGATTGTCCCAATGCGCATTTATTTTGTTTAAAAGATGCAAGAGAAATTGTAGATGAAGATAAGATCTTCTTCGACGATCGCGGCAGTGTGGGGATCGCTGCTTTTAGTGATTATTTTCGCTTTAAGCTTCTTTATGAGAAGGGAGGATGGTGGGTAGATATGGATACGATTTGTCTAAAACCTCTTGATCTTCAAGCTCCCTTTGCTTTTGCATCTCAAAGAAATGAGGGTGGGGGATGGGGAGCGACAACTTGTATGCTAAAAGCTCCTCCAAAATCTGATTTTTTTGCACAGATTCTCAAAGAAGCACAAAAGATGATTCAGGCTCATTCAAAGTGGCAAATCATTCTTCCACGATTCTCTCCATTTACATTGCGTGGTGTGTTAGCTAACTGTTTTATTGAATCCTTGCCTCTCTTTATTCAAACTTTTTTATTTGGCAAAAAGAATGGGAGCAATAGGGTGTCTTGGGGGATCATTGGTCCATCATTTTTGCATCATTTGATTTTGAAAAATCCTGAATATTCTGCTTATGTTTGTCCACCGAGTTGTTTTTGTGAGATTGATTGGTTTTATGCGAAAGAATTTATTCAAGAAATAGATGAAGAAAGGCTCAAAGAGAGCTATGTGTGCCATGTTTGGAATGCAATGTGGGAGGGATGGAACTTACCCAAAGATGCACGCTATCCAGAAAAAAGTCTAATCGAAAAGCTCAAAACTCAATATGTTCCACAAACATTTTTGCAGAAATTGAAAAGATGGGAAGGTGAGATTGATACCTCCTTGAGGGAGATCCCTCTACCTAAGGCAACGCTTCCTTTGAAGCTAGCTAGACTGATCAAAAGAAAGCTATTTTAGTCCCCCCCCCCTTTTTTTTAGTGCAAGTGAGAGTGATCTTTGGTGGGCTGAATTGCTGTATTATCCACTCCACCTTTTTGAGCAATTTCTTCTAAGAACAAAAGTAATTTATGTGCGCTTTGAAGATATTCTTTGGCGCTTTTGCTTTGAGGATCGAAGAAAGTGATGGGTTTGCCTTGATCTCCACCCTCTCTTACTTTGGGTTCAAGG
This DNA window, taken from Helicobacter kayseriensis, encodes the following:
- a CDS encoding 50S ribosomal protein L25/general stress protein Ctc, which codes for MLEGQIRESISKSNAKALKNDGYLIANIYGKGQENIHCAFKRNDFIRAVKSKTTLIFPVKVAGKELDVVIQEYQKDPVTNDILHVDLMMAQKGVVSKYKIPVKTHGNAKGLKNKGVLMISKKRIAVQSAPENLPHRYDLDVTDLDVGDAILVRDLPQHDGVKIIEKDSVAVAGVIKAK
- the pth gene encoding aminoacyl-tRNA hydrolase — its product is MQKLLIVGLGNPDPQYLKNRHNIGFMVLDALASELGINFKESKNLKSLLAVSSHCILCKPLTYMNASGNAVHLVRDYYKPSDLLVIHDELEIAFGALRFKRGGGHGGHNGLKSIDASCGNEYVRARFGIGRPPKKEDVAHYVLSDFQEDPSELIEHCIKAISFFVQKGDLHQMQAIYTLKGKE
- a CDS encoding LptF/LptG family permease, encoding MRAFFFIGKNYCKYVLMILIALEFFFVGADSMKYADSFPDSANLVILFFVYDAMYALNYTLPLSLVLGGIIFYITFLKSAQFSAMLALGYSKRLVIAPILWISLVLTIGYIGLNATPFVYAQEKAEAIMDKNALQNAQENIFVKYNENYIYFQKVYPLLNRAESVKVFELDGERLVSLIDAKTAFFDGEYWILDHANKVEIGEEFKKNQEVLQITQIEKLKILKNFRPKVLDTFSKDKPTVSIVDAIVSAKILISQKLDFEKVRAILYSFIVIPFFVPLTLIIIADFIPPLARYANIPLMSFGFVIMALILWGIFFSVSKLSIGGIIYPEFGILIPMGLMSMIAGYALIRLNR
- a CDS encoding glycosyltransferase; its protein translation is MGNQIVQSFWYSKNKDKNFISVIEIACVASYIANHHTFHLYTYSLDDASMLFLQKVITDCPNAHLFCLKDAREIVDEDKIFFDDRGSVGIAAFSDYFRFKLLYEKGGWWVDMDTICLKPLDLQAPFAFASQRNEGGGWGATTCMLKAPPKSDFFAQILKEAQKMIQAHSKWQIILPRFSPFTLRGVLANCFIESLPLFIQTFLFGKKNGSNRVSWGIIGPSFLHHLILKNPEYSAYVCPPSCFCEIDWFYAKEFIQEIDEERLKESYVCHVWNAMWEGWNLPKDARYPEKSLIEKLKTQYVPQTFLQKLKRWEGEIDTSLREIPLPKATLPLKLARLIKRKLF